The genomic interval CTGCCTGTTCCCCTCATCAAGCTGCCCCTTAGTTGCTTTTCCAACACAGTCCGCATCAATGCTTTTCTTAGCGTCTTTCCTCTCATTTCCATCATGGTGTGCTGTATGGTAACTGGATGATGGATTTTCTGCAGGGAATGGAAGCACTGTCTTAACTGTACATCCATTCAAGAGCTCCTCTTTTTCTGGAACAAGATTTTTATCCCTGGAATGGCCTGGTTCATTTATTTCATTTCTCCCTGTCCCTGCAACATCCACTTTCCCCTTTCCTCTTCCAAAAGAAACCTTTTGCTCAAGCACAGGACCAGATTGCTCGGTCCCAACACCACGATCTCTCTTCTCAGCTACAACGGCGCCGCGCCGATGTCTTGGCACCTCCTCCGACACCAATAGCTCTGCCAGTTGCTCCATAGTGCTGTTTGCAATGCTAAAATTCCAAGGATACAGATCCCCTGTATTGTTCTCCTGAGCCAGGCCAATCCCCAACCCTTTCCTCCCATCAGACCCATTCGGCAGGCCTCCAACATCAATCTCCTTCACGATAAACTCCCTCGACGAGTCCGCGCTCCTCACCGACGCAGCACCTCTAGGCCCTGCATTGGAACCTGCCTCGGAGCCATCTTGCTCATCGTCCTCCTTGGGCTCCGCTACACGCCTCTGCACCGTCGGCCCGTTGCTCGCATCCCCTCGGCCATTTAGCTCCCCACGGAGCGCGGCCTCGGCCTTGGCGAAGCGGTTCTTCTGCAGGAACTCCAGCACCAGATCGATGTTCTCCGCCATGGTTCCCTCCAATACCAGCTAACCCAGAGGCCGAAACCCACCGAAATGCTTACCCAAAACCGCCAGACGAGCTAAAAGGTGGCAAACCCCAGCCACGGGGTCTACCGAATCGAAGCTTCAGCAACCTCCCCCCAACTCAGGAGGCCCTCCCAATGCCGCGCCGCAGCCAGCCACAgatcggcggcgcgcgcgcgcgcgtatcCCCGCGAATCGAGCCCCGCAGCTCCTCCGAAGCACCACAGGAAGAACCAACCCAACCCCCTTAgccgagacggcggcggcccggGGAGGCCGAGCAGGCACGGGCCCGACAACCCTCACCGCCCGAATCGcggaaaccctagccgcgcgtcCCCCCAACCCCACGCCGGGGAACCCAGGGGGGGTGAGGGTGGGAAGGGAGGGAGGCCGCGGAGGGGATGAGGAACGGGGGCGCGCGTGGGGCGAGGTCAGCGGGAGGTGGGGCGGGGCAGATCGAGAGCGGGGCGCGGCcgagcggatccggcggcggcggcgagggggcggcggcggaggcggaggcggaggcggggaagCATTTGGAGGCGCGGGGTGCGGGGGATCAGGGCGCGGCCGGCGTGGCTGGGGGCAGCATATTCGCGCAGCTGTGGTGGGGGCGTCgcgtcgcggcggtggtggtggtgtggtaAAACAAACGGAAAGGGTTGAgccccaaaagaaaaaaaaagtaaagtaaaTGGTTTTTTATTACAATCTgggatttttccttttctttcttttttttttctcacactaTCGTTTGGGCTCGTTTGGTGTTTAGCGCTCGGGCGTCGTGGGGAGTGGGGGATGGATCGACAGTCAGATAAGCTAGGGTACGTTGCAATTGGTTGGGGCgttcaaaatttttttggaCCCGGTGGCCGTGGCTGAATTGGGTGCGGGGGAGCGACAACGGTCCATGAACCCCCATGCGGCGCGGCTGGCCAGGGGAGTGTGCTGGTGCTGGATGGATTGTTGTTTATCCGCTAATAAAAACATTGTTATAATCATATAGTATGGTTTTAGTTTTTGGTTCATGgataaggttttttttgttttatgctgttttttttctttcacgacCTCCATTGGACTGATGGGTAGGGCATAGTTATCATAACATGTCTATTCCTACAGCATTTTCTTATGTATACAAGTTTTTCTTTCGAATGTATTTTAGCTGTTAGTATACTTTACTATATacctctccgtcccaaaaaaaagctaACCTAGGACTTTGATGGGACATGATCTGGACAGGCAGTCAATCctaggttggctttttttttttacggagggagtaagttataGGCTCATATACAATAAGATAGTGCAAATATTACTTTCGGCTTCTATAAGATGTAAAAGCCAAGCCTCTACCGCAACTAAGATATAAAAGCCATGTTATAGGTTTGTATCAAACTTTATTGAAGTGGTAGTTTCATTGATACACGCCATCATGTCTTAAAAAccattagttctttttttttggaaaaaaaaggaaatatgagTTGCCCATGCCTTACCCATCCATTTCTATGGTgaattcaaataaatgattatGACATGTATAGTAGGATATAGTTCGCTAGAATGTGCATCTCCTGTCACCTAATTTATGTGGTATGGTGGGGGAATCAACATTCCATCGACCTTAGCAAGCTTATCAAAAATTCTTTACTATTTCATGTTAATAGAACAAGAGGTTTGTTTTAGCCGGGGTTTCAAATTTCGAAACTAGGGTTTCTGCCCGGGGGGAGGCGAAAGAACCGAAATTTCCgaatttttggaaattttggatttttttttcgtacgacactttttgaaattttgactgattttgaatggatttgaataaaattttaccaaattcacaaaaaattgtaaaaaaccGAAAGTTTCGGGGCGAGATATGAGCATTTCGGGAGGGCGGCGAAATTTCATGCCCTGGTTTTAGCACGTGGTGTTAACATCCGTGATAGGCATTTTAATTTAGAGAAAATACAACAAATACTACTGATAATGGCTCTATTCCAAAAAATATCATCGCATCAACAAACTTATCTTAGAAATGCCATCATCATCAGGGTTCCATACATTTCACCATGTGTTTTCATGTAAGAATGTGATAGGGTTAACGTAGAAAAATGGATGGAAACCCGACAACAATGGTATTTCTTGGACAAACTagcttgtacgatggcattaCAAAGTGAATGAGGCCTAAGATGCACTCACGGGCACCTTGCTTATTAGAGTTGTGTTTGAGAGGAGATGAATCATCAACACGTGGTTAATTGagtatgaattatttttaattttaataatggattaatatgtttttaaaacattttttctacaaattttttaaagaaacataTCCTTTACCAGTTCGGAAAACGCGCATATGAAAAACGAGAAATTTTtccacttttttttccttcaaatgcACCCTAATAGTTTAAACACTCGATCATCCGTGAGTACTGCATAGCACCGGCCCGGGCCGCCTGGCACTCCTGCATGAACAGGCGCGGGCTAAGAAAAGCCATGGCCCTCCTCGGGCCCAAAACGAGAGGGGCGTGGCGCGCTTGGCGCGAGGAGAGGGGTGTGGTGGTGCGGTTTGGCCAAGGAAGGAGCATCGGGCGCGCCGCCTCTGCCTTTTCCTTTTCAcatttccccctccttccctcctGCCCTGCCTCCTcggccggcgcggcgccccATGTACGTGGCCCGACCgacggcgatcgccggccctacCCCTACCGCCCGCGGCGCACGTCGCCTTCCGGCTCCGGGATTGTTAATTACCGTTTCGAGTGAGACACTTTTGCCCCGCGTCGCGTCGCATCCCCTTGGCTGTTCAATTCTGCAGGGATTCATCTGTCCTGATCATCTATCCATTCATCTGTTCCCTTACCTAATTTCTCTGCACAGATCCAGCAGTTTGACAGCAAAGAGAAACAGAGGGATcatccaggaaaaaaaaaggggctgGGCTACAAGCACATCCAGATCCAGGCTGGAGTAGGAGGCAGCTGAGTGAGTGTTGTTCCAGTGGTGCCTGCCAATGGAGGTGGCTGGCTCATGAACATTCACCCGTACAACCAGACAACCGTACAGCAAGTGCAGAAAAGAGGGACACCAAATTTCAATTTCAGGTACATATGCTATTCTGCTTTGGGTCCCGTTTATAAAGTTTAATATTCTGAGAAGTAGCTGGAGAGAAGATAGGGAAGCTGAAAAACCCAGTTTCTAgcttttaattcattttttggaTTCTGCAGTTGCAGTTTCTCACAAACTAAGTAAAAATTAGAACTGTTTTTTTGGGAGGGGTGGGGGGAGAGCTTTTGGCTGTAACTTCTTCTAGAAGAATCTTCACCTGCCAGAAGCTCCCACAAACAGGCCCGTACTTCCTACTTGCACTTGGCCTGTAAAGGTCCCATTTGAGTTACAGGCCCCATTTGAGTTCACTGAagattagcgcatgattaataaaattttaattattttaacttAAAAGCAATctctatatagatttttttttttacaaaaaacaggACGTTTAGCAGGTTTAGAAATCGTGCTAACAAAAACCAATGTGAAATCCGTACCTTAATCAAGAACAGGCCCTAAGTAAGAAAAGCTTTATTAGATTCTACTTTTCGAACTAGTGAGTAAAGTCAAACCATATTTTATTCATGTAGTAGTAACTTGAATGCTCTCAGCATCAAGATACAGCATATTACAGATTGGTGTTTTCACTTCCAATCTTAATGAGTTCAGGCGAGCAACAGCACGCATTTGCAACTTAAACTTAGAAGATTACATACTGACATTAGCATGGTGAAGAAGACGACAGTACATAACCAAATGTGCCATACGACCATTTATCTGTAAAGTCAACCATTTATCTGCAGCCAGTGAATCTTCAGTCTGCAAGTACGTCCAATCCTAAGCACAAGCCACCGTCGTGGCTATACGAACGAACTGCAGAAAACACAACTCTTTAGCAAAAGTATCACACTGGTACTTTGAAAAAGTGGAAGTTGTTCGCAAgagaaataaatatatgaatTCAATTGTTTGTAGTTTTATCTCTAAAATGGACAGCAATTTAGATAAATCATATTTGCTAGTCATCTGTACCAAGTGACAAAGTGTACAGATTAAGAGGATGTCATAAGCCAATGTATTTCAGAAATGGtagaaaaatatgtttgtagctaaaaaaaatcagaatggAAGAAGCGAAGCCTACAGGACATGGTGGTTCTATAGGCACTCTTGTAGCCGCTTAAATAGAGCACGAGTCAGGAAAAGACGCAGTTTCAGCAGTGGACTcgggtggtgtttggatcagagacttaactttagtccctatatttagacactaatttagagtattaaatatagactacttacaaaactaattacataaatgaaagctaattcacgagacaaattttttaagcctaattaatccataattagagaatgtttactgtagcatcacataggctaatcatggattaattaggctcaatagattcgtctcgcgaattagtccaagattatagatgggttttattaatagtctacgtttaatatttataattagtgtccaaaaatccgatgtgatagggacttgaaagttttagtCCAATCTAAACAGGGTCTCAAACAAAACAAACGGAGCAGCCTAGACAGTCAATTAAGTAATTTCACATAccatttcatgattattttgcTGGAGCAGAAGCAAGTTCGACGCTGAGGATGAAGGTTGACATGCCAGCTTCCCTCATATGTCGGACATCGCCATTCATGAGCCTCAGCAGGTTTCTAGAAACCGCAAGACTCATGCCTTCATCCGACTGCTCCTTATTGTCATCCTCGTACATTTGTGACAGCAGATCTGCTGGGACTCCTTTGCCCTGGTGCTTGATCCTGAAAAACATTGATCCACAAGAGTTAATACACATCATTTTATACTTCAAGACTGTCTTAACAGAAAGAAGAGTAAGCGTGCAAATGTCATGACTAACATACCTAAGTTCTAGGTCTATGAGATGAAGGTTTTCCCCAATGCTGTTCTTGGTCAGGCTACAAGAGATCTCAACAGAACCCCCAACAGGAGAGAACTTCACTGAGACGAATAGGAAGTCAGAGAGAATCTGCTGTAGTCGAACACCATCCCCGTAGACTGTTTGCTTCATATATCTCTCCGGTAGGTTGCAAGAGACTCTAATCCCTTTTCCCTGGCAAGTTATGAGTACTTGACTTACAGCAGCCACAAACACATCTTGCAATACAAACTCAACCATCTCCAAATCCAAGCAACTAGACCTGTGAACACAGCAGCAGGAAATTAGTTTGAAGATAAtaactaataatatatatataaggtttGTACTGAGTAATGAGTAAAAAACCACTGGGACTTGGTGCAACAAATTCTTTCATTTTGAGAGAGCAAAATTGACCACTTGAAGATAATACAAACACATAAGACTATAAGAGCAACACCATCGACCTGTTAGGTCTGACAATTGATGAAGAACAAAGGTAGCTGAAAGTAAATACAAGAGCCTAAGAGAGTAACTTAGAATACTTGGTAAGAAAAGTACTTGTTCATGACGCTATCTTGATCCAAGTCAGAAAGTATTTTATTCAGCTGGCGGTGACAACTATCTGCAACATTGACCTCCTTCATCTGCTCTTCATTCAGACCTGTGTTCTTCAGTGCTTTCCTAGAGTAAAGCATACCTGAGAGAGGGTTGTTGATTGCATGTCTCATGTAGGAGTAAGCCTTCAACTTTGTTAGTGCATTCTGCTGTGAGGCTTGCTGCACATGTAGTGCATGTTGCAGCTCATGACTAGGAACTTGAATGAAACAAAATACTCCAGTGATGACACCATCTGCATTTACTTTTCTGTTAACAGAAAGAAGGCACTCGATATACTTCCCGTTCCGGTCGAAGAAGCTGAATGGAGCCTTTTCTGTTTCATCACCAGCTAATGCACTGTTGATAAGAATGCAGAGACTTACAAATGCATCTTTATTCTTCACAAGACAGGAGGCGTTGGTGCTATCAAACACCTCACCAAGAAGCATCTTATTGATCACCTCATCTCTATGCCACCCGGTCAATTTCGTCATGGCAGCATTCCACTCAGAGCACCATCCAAATTCGTCAGCACCAAATATGGGAGGAATAAGCGGGCTTGGATTGTGAATAATTGCTTTGTAGTCTCCCTCAACCCGAGTAAATTTGTCCATGACCAACTTATGAACAGTCATATCTTGTGCAACAAAGCACACACCAACAACATGGTCGTGAAGGTCCCGGCTGGCACAGGCATTCACAACCAAGATAACAGGGCCATCATCTCTCTTGGAGCCATGAGTTTTCACCTCAAATTTCACTTCCTTCTCTTCTTTGCCTGATCAATCAAAGAAATGTTTAGAAATCAATCAACCCACAACGCAGCTGAATGTCAAGTATTAATGTATGAGCATGACAATCAAATGTAGCATATAACAAGCTAGGCATTGAACATTAGAAAGCAACCCCAAAGTTTTTTTGATAAATCGAATTGCCAAATAAGCAGAAACTTGAAAAATACTGGGGGAATAGACAAAAACCACTATAGCTAATTTACCCACCTTGCAAAGCTAAATACAGCATCCTCTGGACAACTGGTACAGAAGATTCCTCTACAACGGTAAGTATGTGTCTTCCAATAGCCTCATCTACTCTCAACCCTGTCAACTCAGCAACCTTCTGATTCCATCCATTGACCAATCCATTGCTATCTACAGCCAAGATTGGGACAGTTGCTGTTTCCATGAGACGAACCATTTCACTTGTAACTGCCTGCAATTCAGCAAGCCCATCAAGCTTGAGATCACCAACCTGATTATCTAAACTAGCGGCCCTTGTTGGCTTGATGTCATCATTCAGTGTCCCTCTAAGTATAAGTTGTAATGAGTGAATAGCATCCATCTCATAGTCATTCCAAGGCAAGCTCTTCATCTTGACAACCTCAAGGAATGCCTTGAAGGACAGCCTAGGGTGCATTCTTCTGCTGTCATCCTTGTCTGATGGATCATGTTTTGCACCTCCCCATCTGATTTCAGCAGCTGTATGTGACCTGAACCAGAACAGAATATCCTTGGAATTTATTTTAGCTACTGCCATTCCACAAATCATATCACCAAGAGCAGCAGCTCCTGGATATCCAGCATCATGTAGGCTATCAGTACTCAGGCCAGTGGAATCCCTGTGGACATCTGACAGCCAGAAGGCAATATCACGTATCTGAGACTCAGTTGGAGCATTCTGTAGCCGCCACACTTTTCCCCCATACAAAAGAGCAGCACCATCACATTTCACAAGGTCCATGATGTTGGGAGTCCCTGATACTATACTCAGAGGAGAGGATTCCCTGAGAAGCATGTCAGAGAGCATTGTTTGCATCCTCAATATGCTTTTCTCGCGTACTTGCCTCTCTAATTCAAACTCCTTGTTAACATGGACAGCAAACACTTGTGCTAAGAACTCACAGGCATACCGCAATGGGAAAGGAACATATCTGGGGCTCTCATGGTGGCAAACAAGGAGTCCCCATAGTTTCTTCCTC from Oryza glaberrima chromosome 3, OglaRS2, whole genome shotgun sequence carries:
- the LOC127765784 gene encoding phytochrome A; protein product: MSSSRPTQCSSSSSRTRQSSRARILAQTTLDAELNAEYEEYGDSFDYSKLVEAQRTTGPEQQARSEKVIAYLHHIQRAKLIQPFGCLLALDEKTFNVIALSENAPEMLTTVSHAVPSVDDPPKLRIGTNVRSLFTDPGATALQKALGFADVSLLNPILVQCKTSGKPFYAIVHRATGCLVVDFEPVKPTEFPATAAGALQSYKLAAKAISKIQSLPGGSMEVLCNTVVKELFDLTGYDRVMAYKFHEDDHGEVFAEITKPGLEPYLGLHYPATDIPQAARFLFMKNKVRMICDCRARSIKIIEDESLHLDISLCGSTLRAPHSCHLQYMENMNSIASLVMAVVVNENEDDDEVGADQPAQQQKRKKLWGLLVCHHESPRYVPFPLRYACEFLAQVFAVHVNKEFELERQVREKSILRMQTMLSDMLLRESSPLSIVSGTPNIMDLVKCDGAALLYGGKVWRLQNAPTESQIRDIAFWLSDVHRDSTGLSTDSLHDAGYPGAAALGDMICGMAVAKINSKDILFWFRSHTAAEIRWGGAKHDPSDKDDSRRMHPRLSFKAFLEVVKMKSLPWNDYEMDAIHSLQLILRGTLNDDIKPTRAASLDNQVGDLKLDGLAELQAVTSEMVRLMETATVPILAVDSNGLVNGWNQKVAELTGLRVDEAIGRHILTVVEESSVPVVQRMLYLALQGKEEKEVKFEVKTHGSKRDDGPVILVVNACASRDLHDHVVGVCFVAQDMTVHKLVMDKFTRVEGDYKAIIHNPSPLIPPIFGADEFGWCSEWNAAMTKLTGWHRDEVINKMLLGEVFDSTNASCLVKNKDAFVSLCILINSALAGDETEKAPFSFFDRNGKYIECLLSVNRKVNADGVITGVFCFIQVPSHELQHALHVQQASQQNALTKLKAYSYMRHAINNPLSGMLYSRKALKNTGLNEEQMKEVNVADSCHRQLNKILSDLDQDSVMNKSSCLDLEMVEFVLQDVFVAAVSQVLITCQGKGIRVSCNLPERYMKQTVYGDGVRLQQILSDFLFVSVKFSPVGGSVEISCSLTKNSIGENLHLIDLELRIKHQGKGVPADLLSQMYEDDNKEQSDEGMSLAVSRNLLRLMNGDVRHMREAGMSTFILSVELASAPAK